Proteins encoded by one window of Danaus plexippus chromosome Z, MEX_DaPlex, whole genome shotgun sequence:
- the LOC116777107 gene encoding uncharacterized protein LOC116777107, whose protein sequence is MNILWYGLAILVLLEKGVYGHGRLIEPPSRASAWRYGFDTPHNYNDHELYCGGFTRQWNKNGGKCGVCGDAWDSPKPRAHELGGRFGQGVIVRKYAPKDVIVIKVELTASHNGFFEFRVCDKLKDTDQECMDKHVLNLEGKSDTRYYPREGNKIYEMKYQLPEGLECTHCVLQWKYIAGNNWGTCANGTGAVGCGPQEEFRACADIAIGDRFTTTTRRPRPTYVPPNRTPKVPTPEQSESSGSAWFGVIIAIITLFIAIAVLAGIYLYYYRGGMRIKNLLKSKGAPPAPVPPPRHKRSSLSRENPPEISSPKGISESGFETVDLRSK, encoded by the exons ATGAAT ATATTATGGTATGGCCTCGCAATCCTGGTTTTACTTGAAAAAGGCGTATACGGACATGGAAGGCTGATAGAACCACCGTCACGGGCGTCAGCGTGGCGCTATGGGTTTGACACTCCACACAACTACAACGACCACGAGTTATATTGTGGTGGTTTCACAAGACAATGGAACAAGAATGGAGGCAAATGTGGTGTATGTGGGGATGCCTGGGACTCGCCTAAGCCTCGGGCCCACGAGCTCGGCGGCAGATTTGGGCAAGGCGTGATAGTGAGAAAATACGCACCAAAAGATGTAATCGTCATCAAAGTCGAACTTACAGCTAGCCACAACGGTTTCTTTGAATTCAGAGTATGCGACAAACTCAAAGACACTGATCAGGAATGCATGGACAAACACGTCCTGAACTTGGAAGGAAAGAGTGACACCAGATACTATCCTCGTGAAGGTAACAAgatttatgaaatgaaatatcagCTTCCGGAGGGTCTGGAATGTACTCATTGCGTACTACAGTGGAAGTATATTGCTGGTAATAACTGGGGAACGTGTGCAAATGGTACTGGGGCTGTTGGTTGTGGACCGCAGGAAGAGTTTCGAGCGTGCGCCGATATAGCCATAGGTGATCGCTTTACCACCACCACCAGGAGGCCGAGACCGACATATGTCCCACCGAACAGGACTCCGAAGGTCCCGACTCCTGAACAATCAGAATCTTCTGGAAGCGCTTGGTTCGGAGTTATTATCGCAATCATCACACTGTTCATCGCTATTGCGGTATTGGCCGGAATATACTTGTACTATTACAGAGGTGGCATGAGGATCAAGAACCTTTTGAAATCCAAAGGGGCTCCTCCAGCGCCTGTTCCACCTCCGAGACATAAAAGATCTTCTCTGTCTAGAGAAAACCCACCAGAAATCTCATCCCCGAAAGGAATCTCCGAGTCCGGATTCGAAACAGTAGACTTAAGgtcaaaataa